Genomic window (Mycolicibacterium smegmatis):
GGGCTGACGCTCGTGGCGTTCCTGCGTGGCGAGTCGATGAACGTCTACACCCGTCCCGATCGTGTCATGAACTGAGCGGCTGACCTGAGAACAGGTCAGGCGGCGCTTCTACCTGCAATCTCCACCTGATCTCCACGAAACCTCCAAGCCCGCGAGGCCCGTGATCGGCGACGATCGATTCTCGTCGCACTTTGCAGATCACGGGAGCTCGTATGGCGGACATTCTCATCGCGTCACATTCACCGATCGGCCACATCGGGCCGCTGCTGAACGTCGCGTACGGACTTGTCGGCCGCGGCGACCGGGTGACCGTGCTGACCTCGGCCCAGCACACCGACGCGATCCGGGCGAGCGGAGCCGTCCCCGTGGCCCTGCCCGACGCAGGCGACCCCGACGCGGACCGCCTCGACATCGAGAATCCGAAGAGGGCCAGGACGTCGGGCATCGCCCGGATCAACGTCGACATCGTCGCATTCTTCGTCGCTCCCATGGCCCATCAGGCCGACGCACTGGCGAAACTGTTGGCCCAACACCGGTTCGACGCCGTCATCGCCGACTACGGCTTCTTCGGCATCCTGCCGTTCCTGCTGGGCAACCGCGCCGACCGGCCGCCGTTCCTCACCTACTCGACGACACCGCTCATGCTCAGCAGCCGTGACACCGCTCCCGCCGGCCTCGGGCTCCCGCCGCCCCGCCACGCCGTCGAGCGACTACGCAACCGCGCGCTGGAGACCCTGACGCACAAGGTGCTGCTGCGTGCGTCCCAGCGCGCCGTGCAGGAGCAACTGCACCGCATGAACTGCCGCCCCTTGCCCGTGTTCCTGTTCGACGGAGCCGTGCTGAGCGAGCGGGTGATCGCGCCCACGGTGCCGCAATTCGACTACCACCGAAGCGATCTGCCGAAGAACGTGCGCTACGTCGGTGCGGTGCACCCGATGCCCAACCAGGGCTTCCGCCGTCCGATGTGGTGGCGACTGCTCGACGGTGACCGCCCCGTCGTCCACGTCACGCAGGGCACCGTCGACAACACCGATCTGACCCGGCTGCTCGAACCGACCCTCGAGGCCCTCGCCGACGAGGACTTCGTCGTCATCGCCAGCACCGGCGGACGCGATCTCGACGTGCTGCGCACGCCGGTCCCGGCCAACACCTATGTGGCCAAATACATCCCGCATGATCTGCTGATGCCCAAGGTCGACGTGCTGGTGACCAACGGCGGTTACGGCACGGTGCAGCGGGCCCTGTCGTGCGGTGTGCCGCTCGTGGTGGCGGGCAAGACCGAGGACAAGCCCGAGGTGGCCGCGCGCGTCGCGTGGTCCGGCGCGGGCATCGACCTGCGCACCGGGACCCCCACGCCCGCGGCGATCCGCGATGCCGTGCGCGAGGTCCTCACCGACAAGCGGTATCTGTCCCGCGCCCGCACACTCGAAGCGGCCTTCGCGCAACGCGACGGCGTGGCCGAGATCATCGCGCTGGTCGACGAGGTGATCGCCGAGCGCCGCGCCGAGGTCGGCGGTGAGCTCGCCTGCGAAGTCACTCACGAGCAGCGGTAGGGAGAACAAGGAACAAAAAGAAGAAGCCCCCGGGATATGGAGTCCCGGGGGCTTCTTCGAGTCTGGCTTACGCGCTCTTGTCGCGGCGCTCGCTGCGAGAAGGCTTGCGCGGCACGATCGTCGGCAGGACGTTGTCCTGGACGGTCTCCTTGGTGACCACCACCTTGGCGACGTCGTCGCGGCTCGGGATGTCGTACATCACCGGCAGCAGGACCTCTTCCATGATGGCGCGCAGGCCGCGGGCACCCGTGCCGCGGTGGATGGCCTGATCGGCGATCGCCTCGAGGGCCTCTTCGGTGAACTCCAGTTCCACGCCGTCCATCTCGAACAACCGCACGTACTGCTTGACCAGCGCGTTCTTGGGCTCGGAGAGGATCTTGACCAGGGAGGCCTTGTCCAGGTTGGTCACCGACGCCACGACGGGCAGACGTCCGATGAACTCGGGGATCAGACCGAACTTGATCAGATCCTCGGGCATGACCTCGGCGAAGTGGTCCTGCGTGTCGATCTCGGCCTTCGACCGCACCTCGGCACCGAAGCCGAGGCCGCGCTTGCCGACGCGGTCGGAGACGATCTTCTCCAGGCCCGCGAAGGCGCCCGCGACGATGAACAACACGTTGGTGGTGTCGATCTGGATGAACTCCTGGTGCGGATGCTTGCGCCCGCCCTGCGGTGGCACCGACGCCTGCGTACCCTCCAGGATCTTCAGCAGCGCCTGCTGCACACCCTCACCCGACACGTCGCGCGTGATCGACGGGTTCTCGCTCTTGCGGGCGATCTTGTCGACCTCGTCGATGTAGATGATGCCGGTCTCGGCGCGCTTGACGTCGTAATCGGCGGCCTGGATGAGCTTGAGGAGGATGTTCTCGACGTCCTCACCGACGTAGCCGGCCTCGGTCAACGCGGTGGCGTCGGCGATGGCGAACGGCACGTTGAGCATCTTGGCCAGCGTCTGCGCCAGGTAGGTCTTGCCGCAGCCCGTGGGCCCGAGCATCAGGATGTTGGACTTGGTCAGCTCGACCGGTTCGGACCGCGAGTCGCGGGACTTCTCCCCCGCCTGGATCCGCTTGTAGTGGTTGTAGACCGCAACGGCCAGCGTCCGCTTGGCGGAGTCCTGACCGATGACGTAACCCTCGAGGAACTCGCGGATCTCCGCGGGTTTGGGCAACTCGTCGAGCTTGACGTCGTCAGCGTCGGCGAGTTCCTCCTCGATGATCTCGTTGCACAGGTCGATGCACTCATCGCAGATATAGACGCCCGGCCCCGCGATGAGCTTCTTGACCTGCTTCTGGCTCTTCCCACAGAACGAGCACTTCAGCAGGTCACCACCGTCTCCAATGCGCGCCATGTGGGGGGGTCCTACTTCCTGTTCGCAGTCAGTCTTTACGCCGCTTCGTGGGTCTCCCCGGGCGTATGCCCGACGCTACCCGTTGTTTCCGGTGCGATGCGACCTTAAAGCCGAATCGCGCGGATGGTATTTGTCCGTGCTGGAGAACATATCGCTCTCGGCGGCTCGCCACGTGTCGGCGCGCTGTCCGTGTCTTGGGTGTGTCGTCCCGGAGAGGCAACCGAAACCCCGCCGACACCGTGGTGTTTGCCGTTCTCCACGATACCGTGCGCCCCTCGCACGCCCGTCACCGATTTGAGGCAAACGCCTCATGTGCTGCGCCGATGACCCGAGCAGCCTTGACCGCATGAAGAAAACAAGCGCGAGCATGTACGCGCTGGGGCACGGCCTGATCGAGCCCCGATAGACGAAACGGGTCCCCGGCATCGGCCGGGGACCCGTTGTCGTGTCAGAGATTTACGACGTCTGCGCAGACAGCTTGCGGTACTGCAGCACGGTGTCGATGATCCCGTACTCCTTGGCCTCTTCGGCCGTCAGGATCTTGTCGCGGTCGGTGTCCTTGCGGATCTGCGCCGGATCCTTGCCGGTGTGGCGGGCCAGCGTGGTCTCCATCAGCGTGCGCATGCGCTCGATCTCCGCGGCCTGGATCTCCAGATCGGAGAACTGGCCCTGGATGACACCCGAGAGCGCGGGCTGGTGGATCAGCACGCGCGCGTTCGGCAGCGCCAGACGCTTGCCGGGCGTGCCCGCCGCCAGCAGCACGGCCGCGGCCGACGCGGCCTGGCCGAGGCACACCGTCTGGATGTCGGCGCGCACGTACTGCATGGTGTCGTAGATCGCCATCAGCGACGTGAACGAGCCACCGGGCGAGTTGATGTACATCGTGATGTCGCGGTCGGGATCCAGCGACTCCAGCACCAGCAACTGGGCCATGATGTCGTTGGCCGACGCGTCGTCCACCTGCACGCCGAGGAAGATGATGCGCTCCTCGAACAGCTTGTTGTACGGGTTGGACTCCTTGACACCGAAGCTCGAGTGCTCGATGAAGGACGGCAGGATGTAGCGGGCCTGCGGCTGCAGCCGGGCGTCCAGTGACGGATGAATGTTGCTCATTTGTCTAGTCCTGCTCCCGGTCCTTCGCCGTTGACTGAGGCGCTGGTGATGATGTGATCGACGAACCCGTACTCCAGCGCTTCCTGTGCGGTGAACCAGCGGTCGCGGTCCGAATCGGCCTCGATGCGCTCGATGGGCTGCCCGGTGAATTCGGCGTTGAGCCGGAACATCTCCTTCTTGATGACCGCGAACTGCTCGGCCTGGATGGCGATGTCGGCCGCGCTGCCGGTCACGCCGCCGAGCGGCTGGTGCATCAGGATGCGCGCATGGGGCAGGGCGTAGCGCTTGCCCTTGGTGCCCGCGGCGAGCAGGAACTCACCCATCGAGGCGGCCATGCCCATGGCGTAGGTGGCGATGTCGCACGGCGCGAGCACCATGGTGTCGTAGATCGCCATCCCCGCGCTGATCGAGCCGCCGGGCGAGTTGATGTACAGGTGGATGTCCTTGGTCGGATCTTCCGCCGACAGCAACAGGATCTGTGCGCAGAGCCGGTTGGCGATGTCGTCGTCCACTTGGGAACCGAGGAAGATGATCCGCTCGGCGAGCAGCCGCTCGTACACCGAGTCGACAAGGTTCAGCCCCTGCCCGGTGCCACGCATGTCAGTCACGACTGGATACCTGCTTTCTACTACGTCTTGGTACACGCACTGGTACTGACGACACTAACCAACCTGACGCGCGACGCACTCCCGTACGGGGGCGCGTTCGCTCACAGCGTCACTTGTCGGTGTCGTCGGCGTCCTCGGCGGCTTCGCCTTCGGCGGCGTCGGTCGACTCCTCGGCGCTGTCCTCGGCGGCCTGCTCACCCGAAGGACCGAAGAACTCCGTGGTGTCGATCACGTTGCCGTCGGTGTCGGTGACCGTCGCGGCGTGCACGACCGCGGCGATGGTCAGGCCACGGCGGACGTCGGCGAACATGGCGGGCAGCTGGTTGTTCTGCTGCAGGATTTGGATCAGCTGCTGCGGCTCCAGGCCGTACTGACGCGACATCAGCACGAGGCGCTCGGTGAGGTCGTTCTGGCTGACCTGGATCTCGAGCTTGTCGGCCACGGCGTCCATGAGCAGCTGGGTCTTGACGGCCTTCTCGGCCTCGGTGCGGGTTTCGGCGTCGAACTCCTCGCGGCTGCTGCCCTGCTCGGCGAGCTGCTCGGCGAACTTCTCCTCGTCGTGGTCGAGGCCGTGGATCGCGTTGTGCACCACCTCGTCGATCTGCGCCTGCACGATCTTCTCCGGCAGCGGCACCTCGGTGTGCTCCAGCAGCGCCTCGATGGCCTTGTCGCGGATCTGCTCGGCCTGCTGCACGCTCTTGAGGCGGCGGACCTGGTCGACGAGGCTGTTCCTCAGCTCCTCGATGGTGTCGTATTCGCTTGCCAGCTGGGCGAATTCGTCGTCGGGCTCGGGCAGCTCGCGCTCCTTGACCGACTTGACGGTCACGGTCACCTCGGCGTCCTGGCCGGCGTACTCACCGGCGACCAGCTTGGTGGTGAACGTCTTGGACTCGTCGGCCTTCAGACCGATGATGGCCTCGTCGAGACCGTCGATGAGCTGGCCGGAACCGACCTCGTGCGACAGACCCTCGGTGGCGGCCTCCGGCACCTCGTTGCCGTCGACGGTGGCCGACAGGTCGATCGAGACGAAGTCACCTTCCTGCACACCGCGCTCGACACCCTTGAGGGTGCCGAAGCGTGCGCGCAGCGACTGCAGCTCGGCGTCGACCTCTTCGTCGGTGACCTCGATCGGGTCGACGGTGATCTTCAGCGACTCGAGCTCGGGCAGCGTGATCTCGGGACGGATGTCGACCTCGGCGGTGAAGACGAGCTCTTCGTTGTCTTCGAGCTTGGTGATCTCGATCTCGGGCTGGCCGAGCGGCTTGAGATCCGAGGTCGAGACGGCCTCGCTGTAGCGGCTGGGCAGCGCGTCGTTGACCACCTGCTCCAGCACGGCGCCGCGGCCGATGCGGGCCTCCAGCAGCTTGCGCGGCGCCTTGCCGGGACGGAACCCGGGCAGCCGGACCTGCTTGGCCAGCTCCTTGAACGCGCGGTCGAAGTCGGGCTCAAGCTCGGTGAAGGGCACCTCCACGTTGATGCGAACCCGGGTGGGGCTCAACTGCTCGACTGTGCTCTTCACCTTGTGCTCCTTGATGTCTTTCTCGATGTCCGTGTCGTACGGGTGGGCGAGTCGGGGTGACAGGATTTGAACCTGCGGCCTTCCGCTCCCAAAGCGGATGCGCTACCAAGCTGCGCTACACCCCGTGGTGGTCCATCCGCAGGCCGAGAACCGCGAAAGGGCCACGCGAGATACTACGTGCTCGCGACACGAGACCCTTAATTGGATTTGGTTTCAGCTCCCCGGTACAGTGCTGGTGCTGACATGCGGGCGTAGCTCAATGGTAGAGCCCTAGTCTTCCAAACTAGCTACGCGGGTTCGATTCCCGTCGCCCGCTCGGTAGGGACCGCCACGTGCGGTCCCTTTTTCGTTGCCGAGTGCTCAACTGCCCCCGCGATTTCTGCACCAAGGTCGTGGTTCGTCGCAGATCACGACCGTGGTGCAGAAATCGGCGCACCAGCCCTGGGCACGCAGATGCTTAGATCTCTGCTGGGACGAGGTCGAGCTGAGGGGGCGCGATGAACCAACCACATCCCGGCAACCAGTGGCAGCATGTGCCTTCCCAAGTTCAATACGGCCAGCCGTATCCGCCTGGCTACTACCCGCCGCCTCCCCCACCACCGAAGAAGCGCAAGACCTGGCTCTGGGTCTTGGTCGCGCTCGTCGCGGTCGTCGTGATGGTGGCCGGCGGCGTGGTCGCGTACTCCGTGCTCGGTGACGCCACCAACACCTCGGACGAACCCGCAGCGGCCGACTCCACCGTCATGCCCGTAACGCTGACGATGGAAGTCACCGGCACGGGATCTTCCGCGTTGGTCGCGTACTCCGACGGACTCGCCCCACCTGGTGACTACGCCGAGGTGGCGTTGCCCTGGACATACGAGGGCACTGGTGTGCCAGAAACTGCGTTTTACCTCATGGTGAAGCCCACCGCGGCAGGCGACACCGTGACGTGCAAAGTGACGTTCCAAGGGACGATCCTGGCCGACCAGAGTACGACCGACGATCGCAGGCTGACGTGCAGCGGACTGGTGCCCGGAGCGCGATGAACCAGCCATATCCCGGCCAACCCGGCAACCAGTGGCAGCATCTGCCGCCCCAGGCCTATTACGGCCAGCCTTACCCGCAGGGCTATTACCCGCCGCCTCCCCCACCACCCAAGAAGAACAAGACCGGGCTGTGGGTGCTGCTCGCACTCCTGGCCGTCATCGTCGTGGTGGCCGGCGGCGTGGTCGCCTTCAAGCTCTATGTGAACCGCGACTGGACCGCGACCTTCGAGGTCACCGGCACCGGCACGACCGCGACGGTCCGTTACTCGGGGGCCGACAGAGAAACCGTCCGGAAAGACGTCGATCTGCCGTGGACGCAGGACATCACCTTCAGCGGCAAGGTAAAGGCTTTTGTGCTGGAAGTGTTCCCCTTAGCCGAGGACGAGTCGGTGTCATGTTCGGTCACCGTGAACGGCGAGGTCGTCGTGGAGAAGACGCGTGCGCCGGGCGAGAAAGTTCTATGCCTGGGCGTCAACCCGGACGCGGGTCGATTCGGCTGAGGACACGACACCGTCGGATGTCGACCCTGTAACGATCCGATTCCGCGTGGATATTCACCCAGCGGACGGCCCTAACATCGGCCGGAATGGCTAGTCCGCACCTTGGACGCCGAATGCGCCCAGGAGGATCGTTGACAGGTCAGCAGCTCGCGATACCGATCTCGGGCACATGCGCGCCCGGATTCGAGAACGTCCGCACGGCATTCGAGCAGAACTTCGCCGAGCACGGCGAGGTCGGCGCGGCCGTTGCTGTCTGGGTCGAGGGCGACCTCGTCGTCAACCTGTGGGGCGGGCACGCCGACGCGGCGCGCACCCGCCCGTGGCGTGAGGACACCCTGGCGAGCGTCTACTCGGGCTCGAAGGGCCTGGCGTCGACGTGTATCCATCTGCTCGCCGACCGCGGCGAGATCGACCTCGACGCGCCCGTCGCGCAGTACTGGCCCGAGTTCGCGCAGGCCGGCAAGCAGGACATCACGGTCGCGTCCGTGCTTGCGCACCGCTCCGGGACGATCGGCCCGCGCGAACCGATGGACTGGCGCGACGTGACCGAATGGGACGCGGTGTGCGCCCGCATCGCCGAAGCCGAGCCGTGGTGGGAACCGGGCACCGCGCAGGGGTACCAGGTGGTGACGTTCGGGTTCATCCTCGGTGAGCTGGTGCGGCGCGTCACGGGCCGCACGCTGGGCCAGTACCTGCGCACCGAGATCGCCGAGCCGCTGGGCGCCGACGTCCACATCGGGCTGCCGCCCCACGAGCATCACCGGTGCGCGGAGATGGTGAACAAGCCGACCGTGCGTGGGGTACTCGCCGATTTCGGGCTGCCCCGGCCGAGATCGCTCGACGACCATCCGATGGCGGGGTTCGCGGTGTCGATGGACTTCGTGCCCGACGACGAACTCGGCGTCCACGACATCGGCGCATGGCGCGCGGCGGAATTCCCGAGCACCAACGGGCACGTGTCCGCGCTGGGCATGGCGACGTTCTACAACGCGCTGGCCCAGGAGAAACTGCTGAGCCGCGAGCTCATGGAGCGGGCCCGGATCTCGCAGGGCGGTTTCGACACCGATCTGGTGCTCGGCCCGCGCGTGGCCGACCACGGCTGGGGCCTGGGCTACATGCTCAACCAGCGCGGTGTGGCGGGGCCGAACCGGCGCACGTTCGGCCACGGCGGCTCGGGCGGATCGTTCGCGTTCGTCGACCTGGAGTACCGCATCGGCTACGCGTACGTGATGAATCACTTCGACGCGACGAAGTGCAACGCCGATCCGCGAACGGTCGCGCTGTCCAACCAGGTTTACTCAGCTCTCGGCGTAATCTGACGCCTGCTCGCACCCCGAGAATCGCGCTTTCCTGTGGGTAGGCTGGGCGCATGAACGGCGTCCTGCTGCTACTCATCGTCCTTGTCATCGGAGCGATCGCGTTCGCGGTCTACAGCTCGTCTCAGGCGACGGGGCGGCGCGCCGCGGAGTCACTGGCCGACGCCAAGGCCGACGCACGTCGCGTCATCGAGCGCCTCGGCGGCCAGGTGCTCAACCTCAGCGGCACCGACGACGCCTCCAAGCAGGCACTCGCCGACGCGTCCGAGCGCTACACGGCGGCGGCATCGCAGATCGATCAGGCGACGACGGTGAAACAAGCCGCGCTGGCCAAGGAAAGCGCCATCGAGGGTCTGTACTACGTACGCGCCGCGCGCACCGCGATGGGCATGGATCCCGGCCCCGAACTGGAAACGCTCGCGGGTCAGAAGTCCGCCGGTGCGGTCACCGAGGACCGCCGCATCAACTTCGAGGGCCGCGAGATCGAGGCCTCCCCGGCCCCGTCGCCGCGTACCCCCAACTACTACCCCGGCGGCCGCGTCGCAGGCCGCCCGGTGCCGGCAGGCTGGTACTCCGAGCCGTGGTGGAAGCCCGCGCTGGTCGCCGGCGCGTGGGGCCTCGGGTCGGTGCTGCTGTTCGACGCCCTGTTCTCCGGCATGCACGGCGTCGACTACGGCGCCCAGGGCTTCGAGGCCGGTTACGGTGACGGCTACGCCGATGGCCTGGCCGCCGGCCAAGACGGTGGCTTCGATGGCGGGGCCGACGCCGGCGGCGACTGGGGCGGCGACACCGCGGGCGACTGGGGCGGCATGGACACCGGCGGCGGCTGGGGCGATTTCGGCGGCGACTTCGGCGACTTCGGCGGGTTCTGACCCGCCTGAAGAGGTCCGCTCAGAGGCGGCTCTCCAGACGGGCCGTGACGCCGGCCTCCTGTAGGTCCAGACGTTCCAGCATGGCCCGCACGGCCTCGTCCTCGATGTGGCCCGCGTCCCGCTGGTCGATGAGCGCGGCGCGCTGCGCGGCGAGCACTTCCCGGTACAGCGTCGTGAAGGCCGCGGCCCGCTTGATCGGCGCCTCGGGGTCGGGCATCTCGTCGACGTCCTGGGTGTGCCGGGCGATCCTGATGTAGATCTCTTCCACCAGGGCCGGGTTGAGGTTCGCGGGCGGGTTCGCCTGGAATTCGACCAGGATCTTCTCGGCAGCGTCGTGTGCGACGCGTTCGGCCTTGACCTCCTCGGCGCGGTCCGCCTCGTGGTCGTCGTTGAAGCGCGAGATGTGCAGCTTGCGGATCAGCCACGGCAGCGTGGACCCCTGAAGCAGCAGCGTGCCGACGGCGACCACGAACGCGATCGCCTGGATGGTGGCGCGTTCGGGGAACGGTTCACCCGACTCGGTGTACGCGGGGATCGCGGCGGCGGCCGCCAGCGTCACCACGCCGCGCATGCCGGTCCAGGACAGCACGACGTTCTCCTGCCAGCTCAACGTGCGGCGGTCGACCATGGTGCGCCAGTTGGCCCTGCGTTTCTTCTTGCGCTGCTTGCGGACGGCCGCGCCGAGCGAACTGCGGCTTCCGTCCGGGGCCGGGACGCTGAGCTTCTTCTCGACGTGTCTGGACAGCTTGTTGCGGCCGAAGATCGCGAACACCGAAAGCGGCCGGATCACCAGCACGATCAACAGCACCACGGCTGAGGCGGTGATCACCTCGGTGAGGGACTCGTGCGCCTCGTTGAGATGTTCGAGGACGAACCGCAGGTGCAGGCCGATGTAGGCGAACACGAACGCCTCCAGCAGCACGTCCACCGAGTTCCACACGTAGCGTTCCTGCAGGCGGGTCTGGTAGCCCGCACCGAGGTTGCCGTTGCCGACCACGAATCCCGCGACCACGACCGCCAGCACGCCGGACGCGTGCAGTTCCTCGGCGGTGATGAACGCCGCGAACGGCACCACGAGTCCCTGGACTGTTTCGAGTCCGGGATTGGCCAGGCGCTTGCGGATCCACAGCGTGACGTAGCCGAGCACCGCGCCGACGAGCGGGCCGACAGTGGCGCTGTAGCCGAACAGCAGGAGCGGGTTCTCGATGAAGATGTGGCCACCGGCGACCTGGGTGACCGCGATGGAGAACAGCGTCAGCGCGGCCGCGTCGTTGATGAGGCTCTCACCGGTCAGGATCGCCATCATGCGTTTCGGCAGACCGAGCTTGCGGCCCACCGCCACGGCTGTGACGGCGTCCGGAGGCGCCACGATCGCGCCGAGCACCAACGCGGTCCCGAACGTCAACGGCACGATCACCAGCCAGCTCGACACCGCCGCGACCGCGAACGCCGATACCACGACCAATCCCACGCCCAGGCCGAGGATCGGGCGGATGTGTCGCAAAAACGTCGGGAACGAGAAGTTCAGTGCCGCGGAGTACAGCAGCGGCGGCAGGACGACGGACAGCAGGATGTGCGAATCGAGTTCGGGAGGTTCGAAATCGGGGAGGAAAGATACCGCGCTGCCGACCACCACGATCATCAGTGCGGGTTCGAATCCGCGGTGGTGAGCGATGGCTGTGACCAGGATGGCGCCGACGACGACAAGTAACAACTCCACCCGCAAATTGTGCCGTGCGAACGACCGTCTCGCCCAATCAGGACTGACAGGTGGGGCACCAGAACAGGTTTCGCCCTCCGAGTTCCGCGGTTCGTACGGGTGTACCACATATGCGGCACGGCTCGCCCGCCCTGCGGTAGACGTAGGTGCGTGGCCGCCCGGTCCGGTAGGACGGGGCGCCGTGGTCGTGTTCGGGCCGGACGACGACGATCTTGCCGCGTCGCACACCGACCTTCATGAGCGCGACGAGATCGGTCCACATCGCGTCGAATTCGGCCGCGTCGAGTTGCGTGCCCGGCAGGTAGGGGTCGATGCCGTGGCGGAACAGCAGTTCGCTGCGGTACACGTTGCCGACCCCGGCCATGACCGTCTGGTCCATCAGCAGCGCGCCGATCGGTCTGCGTGACTTGGTGATCCGCTTCCAGGCCAGGGACGCGTCGGCGTCGGGGCGCAGCGGGTCCGGGCCGAGTTTGGCGATGACGTCGACGATCTCGGGTTCGGTGATCAGCTCGCATACGGTCGGCCCGCGCAGATCGGTGCCGTACTGAGCGCCGATGATGCGCATGCGGACCTGGCCCACCGGCAGCGGCAGCGCGAGCTCGGCGGGCACCGGCCACTCGGTGAACGCGCCGTACAGACCCAGGTGGATGTGCACCACGCGGCCACCGTCGTAGTGGTGGAACAGATGCTTGCCCCATGCACTCGCCCGTTTGAAGATGTGACCGCTGACCGCCGCGGCGCCGTCGGCGAACCGGCCCTGCGGACTCGAGACGACGACGGCGGTCCGACCGAACCGACGTTGGTGCAACCGGGCCAGCCGGTGCAGGGTGTGCCCCTCAGGCACCGAAGACGCTCGCGGTCAGGCCGGCGCGCCCGGAACCGCGGGTGCGACGTGCGTGCGTTCGTACTCGGCGAGGATGTCGATGCGGCGCTGGTGCCGCTCGGCCTCCGACCACGGGGTGGTCAGGAACGCGTCGACGATCGCGAGCGCCTCCTCGGTGGTGTGCATCCGGCCACCGATGCCGACCACGTTCGCGTTGTTGTGCTCGCGCGCCAGTTTCGCGGTTTCGACGCTCCAGGCCAGCGCGGCGCGTGCACCGGGCACCTTGTTCGCGGCGATCTGCTCACCGTTGCCCGAACCGCCGAGCACGATACCGAGGCTGCCCGGATCGGCGACGGTCTTCTCCGCCGCGGCGATGCAGAACGCCGGGTAGTCGTCGTCGGCGTCGTACTCGTAAGCCCCGCAGTCGATAGGCTCGTGGCCGTTCTTCTCCAGGTGGGCGATGATCGTTTTCTTGAACTCGAAACCGGCGTGATCGGCACCGACGTAGACGCGCATGCGGCTAACCCTAACGTGTCAGCACTCCGTGACCACGATGCCGGCCTGCAGCAGGTCCAGCAGCCGCTGCGTCTGCTCGACCGAGCCGCTTGCGATGCAGATTCCCAGCAGGCTCGACACCACATCGTCGGCGCGGACGGCGGCGCGGAGGGCACCGGCGGCGGCGCACGCATCGACCAGGAGGCCGACGGCCGCGACGATCCGCTCGCGGGTCTCGTTGCGGTCGATCGAACCGGACTCGAGGACCACGAGTAACGACTCGGCCATCCCACGCTTCGCCCCGACGAACGCGGCGTAACGATCCATCCAGCGGCGCAGTGCCAGGGCGGGCGGGTGCGTGTCGAGCAACTCGGCGGCGCAACCGCACACCTCCGCCAACTCCGCCCGGTACACGGCCTCGACAAGCGCCTCACGCGTGGGGAAATGGCGGTAGAGCGTGCCGATACCCACGCCCGCGGCGCGCGCGATCGCTTCGAGCGACACCGGCGCGGCGGTGGTCTCGGCGGCCCCGAATGCGGTCGCCGCCGCATCCAGCAGGCGTTCACGGTTGCGTCTGACGTCGGCCCGCTCAGCCATCGCGGAGGCACCTCCGGTTTGTTACGTTGGTAAAGCGGAGGGTCCTCCGCATTTCGGAGTATGGCACGAGGAGAAT
Coding sequences:
- a CDS encoding ribose-5-phosphate isomerase, translated to MRVYVGADHAGFEFKKTIIAHLEKNGHEPIDCGAYEYDADDDYPAFCIAAAEKTVADPGSLGIVLGGSGNGEQIAANKVPGARAALAWSVETAKLAREHNNANVVGIGGRMHTTEEALAIVDAFLTTPWSEAERHQRRIDILAEYERTHVAPAVPGAPA
- a CDS encoding TetR/AcrR family transcriptional regulator translates to MAERADVRRNRERLLDAAATAFGAAETTAAPVSLEAIARAAGVGIGTLYRHFPTREALVEAVYRAELAEVCGCAAELLDTHPPALALRRWMDRYAAFVGAKRGMAESLLVVLESGSIDRNETRERIVAAVGLLVDACAAAGALRAAVRADDVVSSLLGICIASGSVEQTQRLLDLLQAGIVVTEC
- a CDS encoding MmpS family transport accessory protein codes for the protein MNQPYPGQPGNQWQHLPPQAYYGQPYPQGYYPPPPPPPKKNKTGLWVLLALLAVIVVVAGGVVAFKLYVNRDWTATFEVTGTGTTATVRYSGADRETVRKDVDLPWTQDITFSGKVKAFVLEVFPLAEDESVSCSVTVNGEVVVEKTRAPGEKVLCLGVNPDAGRFG
- a CDS encoding serine hydrolase domain-containing protein: MRPGGSLTGQQLAIPISGTCAPGFENVRTAFEQNFAEHGEVGAAVAVWVEGDLVVNLWGGHADAARTRPWREDTLASVYSGSKGLASTCIHLLADRGEIDLDAPVAQYWPEFAQAGKQDITVASVLAHRSGTIGPREPMDWRDVTEWDAVCARIAEAEPWWEPGTAQGYQVVTFGFILGELVRRVTGRTLGQYLRTEIAEPLGADVHIGLPPHEHHRCAEMVNKPTVRGVLADFGLPRPRSLDDHPMAGFAVSMDFVPDDELGVHDIGAWRAAEFPSTNGHVSALGMATFYNALAQEKLLSRELMERARISQGGFDTDLVLGPRVADHGWGLGYMLNQRGVAGPNRRTFGHGGSGGSFAFVDLEYRIGYAYVMNHFDATKCNADPRTVALSNQVYSALGVI
- a CDS encoding Fpg/Nei family DNA glycosylase produces the protein MPEGHTLHRLARLHQRRFGRTAVVVSSPQGRFADGAAAVSGHIFKRASAWGKHLFHHYDGGRVVHIHLGLYGAFTEWPVPAELALPLPVGQVRMRIIGAQYGTDLRGPTVCELITEPEIVDVIAKLGPDPLRPDADASLAWKRITKSRRPIGALLMDQTVMAGVGNVYRSELLFRHGIDPYLPGTQLDAAEFDAMWTDLVALMKVGVRRGKIVVVRPEHDHGAPSYRTGRPRTYVYRRAGEPCRICGTPVRTAELGGRNLFWCPTCQS
- a CDS encoding cation:proton antiporter — its product is MELLLVVVGAILVTAIAHHRGFEPALMIVVVGSAVSFLPDFEPPELDSHILLSVVLPPLLYSAALNFSFPTFLRHIRPILGLGVGLVVVSAFAVAAVSSWLVIVPLTFGTALVLGAIVAPPDAVTAVAVGRKLGLPKRMMAILTGESLINDAAALTLFSIAVTQVAGGHIFIENPLLLFGYSATVGPLVGAVLGYVTLWIRKRLANPGLETVQGLVVPFAAFITAEELHASGVLAVVVAGFVVGNGNLGAGYQTRLQERYVWNSVDVLLEAFVFAYIGLHLRFVLEHLNEAHESLTEVITASAVVLLIVLVIRPLSVFAIFGRNKLSRHVEKKLSVPAPDGSRSSLGAAVRKQRKKKRRANWRTMVDRRTLSWQENVVLSWTGMRGVVTLAAAAAIPAYTESGEPFPERATIQAIAFVVAVGTLLLQGSTLPWLIRKLHISRFNDDHEADRAEEVKAERVAHDAAEKILVEFQANPPANLNPALVEEIYIRIARHTQDVDEMPDPEAPIKRAAAFTTLYREVLAAQRAALIDQRDAGHIEDEAVRAMLERLDLQEAGVTARLESRL